DNA from Salmo trutta chromosome 14, fSalTru1.1, whole genome shotgun sequence:
CACGGATACGTTTTACAATATGTCCATATAGGATGTGACACTGTGGGATCCATGTATAACAGtcaaaaacatacacacaaacacacatgttaTAAGGCACTGCAGTAGAGAATATGTAGTAGAAAGGCTGGAGGTGGtggtatatacagtgagggaaaaaagtatttgatcccttgctgattttgtacgtttgcccactgacaaagaaatgatcagtctataattttaatggtagatttatttgaacagtgagagacagaataacaaaaaaaatccagaaaaacgcatgtcaaaaatgttatacattgatttgcattttaatgagggaaataagtatttgacccctctgcaaaacatgacttagtacttggtggcaaaacccttgttggcaatcacagaggccagacgtttcttgtagttggccaccaggtttgcacacatctcaggagggattttgtccaactcctctttgcagatattctccaagtcattaaggtttaaattaaaattatagactgattaaaattttcattaaaattatagactgataatttctttgtcagtgggcaaacatacaaaatcagcaggggatcaaatacttttttccctcactgtacatctgGGCACTTCTGTATTCTATGTTCTATAAACACACCCTGAATGACTTCCTCTCACAGAAACTAAAGACAGACTACAGACAGAAATAATTACAGATTCAAATTCACTGGCTATCAATTATCCAAATAGCAGTTATTTGTCATGTGTGAGCACAAATAATAACTGTGCAGAATACCATTTAATATTGCTTGTGTACAAAACTGATTCTAAAATACATTGATAAACATTTACACATGGACATCTTTAAGAATGATACAGTACTAGCTACCCATTAGGGTTGGTCTGCAGATGTATTCAGTGTCTTCTGGATTTATTTTGTTTGCTTTCTGAAAGTGTCTTTTCTATTGAAAGTGTCTTGTCTGCTTATGTTTTCTATTGAGAGTGTCTTGTCTGCTTCTATTTTCTTTGAGAGAGTGTCTTGTCTGTTTGTGTTAGACAGTGTCTTGCCTGTTTGCCAAAAATCTAACACATCGTGGGGCCAAAGGAGTCACCCAAACTACAAGTATTCCTCCTTTTTCTCTGGTGGGGAATGTTTAACATTTGGTCTGCAATTTAAAAGAAAAAACATGTTTCAGTAAATGTACATTTGTATACTCAGAGAACAAAACCAAAATGCACATTTCTACCAACCCAGAAATCACAGGATATTAGTGAAGCAGAAATCAACATAACATAATGACACGACAAGTCTCACGTATACAGTTAAAGTTCAGTCAATAAAAGATAAAAGGACATCATGGACTTTCTAGCAAAGGGTTCACAGGTTTGAAATACAGTGAAATACCGCCCCTCTAgtcgtaaaagggggggggggggtctaaccACCTAACCACACTTCTCCTTTAAGAGTCTATATTTACAAACAGGCTCAGGGAGTGGGAGAAGGGAAGAAGCAATCTCTTAAAGGGGTGGCGGACATTGTGTCGACCCTTAATATCAGACACTGATAAGGAGCAGACATTTAGGAAGGGGGTATGGGgtatggaggggagggagggagggaggtagggggagcgACAAATACTATAGTGTAGAGACAAAGGTCCAAATTTTGAATCTAGGAAGGAACAGGGAAAGGGGAGACAGTGAGTGGAACTCGGACAGTCCTGGGGGACAGGCAGGGGTTGATCAGTCAGGGAAACTAGTCTCACTCAACAACTCTGCCCTGAATTAGGGAAGAGAAGAAGACAGGCAGAGAAGAACAgcattagaggagaggagaggggagagagagacacacatcaaGACCTCACCGATTCACCGTAACAGGAAGTACTCCGGTAttagtgagtgaatgagtgcTTGATATTACATGCTAGGTAAGGAAAAATGAGAAGAGATGCTAGCTATCCAGGCTGTGCTAGATGTGAAGAGGTGCATGCTAGTTAGGCTGCGCTAGCTCTGTGGTTAGTTACTGAGTGAaggtggttgaagtgtttttgaaAGAGAAAGATTGTTGATCCTAAATGAAGGGTTAAGGATGGAGAAATTGGTGGATGCTGATGAGTCACAGCACACAGATCATTTGTAATGTCATTTGTTCTATGGCATGGAATTGATCAGATGTAATGTCCAAATGTGTTGGGTTTATGATGgttggttttgttttgtttttatgttttatgtttttattcttAATAAAAGCCAATAAAAGGGCACGTTTTATAAACCATAAAGCAGGGTGTTAGACACGTAACCTGTCCAGGTTTCCAACTAGTTGCCGAACCTTTCTCTTACGTTGAATAAAGAAACTGGTCGTGTTGAAACCAGAAACGTGTTAATCTGACAGCTAGCAACTCTTGGCTTATTGTTGACATATAACTATTCATTTGAGGTTTGGGAGTTGAGGTCTTTAATAAGAAGCGTTTCTGGAGAATATTGTTGATGGTGGTTCAGCATTTTATTGTTCATTTTGAAAAGCAATGAAAATAAGACAAAAGTCATGGCTAGTAAGTAAACTAGCTGTTTCAGATCAGTAAGACCTACTTTAGGTACACACAAAGTTACAAAAAAACATGACAAATGTTTATTTCTTTTCTTTTGGCTTTTAGCTAGTTCAGTCACATTTGTAATTTGGTAATGACTCTTAGAGGACATCTGTTGTTGACAGGCTTGTAATGGTCAACCCCCCCTCTTTCATTTAGCAGAAGTGTAGGAGGTCCTTCAGGCCTATGTACCCTCATTCTGAGTACAATGGAATACTCCGTACACAAGGACTTTACTAAGGAGAGGGGCCAGATGACCAGAAAACGGGGGGCATGGAACAGTTCTTATAAAAGTTTAATGGTTCTGTTATCGGAAGCACGATTAACCAACCCTTTTACCCCAATTAATTATGATCAAGAGCAATGAAGAGTCAGAGTTGTGGGTGGTGGATTCAAGCAGAGAAATGCGTGGGTTGAGTTGGTGTTCAGGAGGTCTAGATGACCTGAGCAGAGGCTCAGTGAGTGACTGAAAGTACAGTATTTTAGCATAGAATAGAGTAGTATAAAATAGAATTTCAATGTCCATTGAAAATGTATGTTTTCTTTAAGAGTATTTGCCTATAGAGCACACAAGGAATAAATCCATGAGTTTAACAGAATCTGACGGGTTTTATAACAGTGGGTTTTTATAAGAGGTCAGCCAGTAGTCCTTAGCTTATGCAGTCTCTGAGATGTAGAACATGTGGATGATGGATATTGGGTAGACTTGCACGGATGTGCTAACAAATGGAACGTGATGTTAAGGCATGCAATGACCGGCATCTCTCTCTCattaaaacaacatttattttagCTCACATATTTGACCCTTTGTATATCTGATTCGAACTGATGACATCATAAAATGCTGCTTATCCAAACCGTATCAAAATAGCTCAGAGAAGATTTTCTGTTCTATTCGGAATGTCAGCCCTGTATGATGTCATCAACTATATTCGATTGGAATGTTAAAATGTGTTAAAAGACacaaagcaacacacacacatagacacagatcCAACCAGGAAGTATAAGACATGCTAACCAAAACCacaaaattattttatttttctttgatcgTATTTGTCCCACAATTTACCCTCAGGCACTCTGCCATAAAAAAAATCCTATGTCTCCTCTACACAGTAATTACTTTGGCAAAACTTTATACAATACTTTTGTTCTGTTTTGCTTGATTCACATATATAATAAAGTACAAAAATTGAATTCTCTTAGGGTCAAATTCAGGAGACTTCCAGTATCTGTTTAGTTACGTTTAATGACCTTTTAAGCCACATGCCAGATTTGATTAACATAAAACgctttaaaaggataattgagcATCCTCTCAATCACCATCCTCTCAATGACATGTATTGCAATAAAATATAAAAGTTTCAGCTCACGAATATGTTCCATAGAATAAATGGCATTATTTAATATCATTAAAAAAGCCTCTGAATTCCTAAAAGTTTCTAAAATACAAAGGTGgagactgtgcgtgtgtgtgtgtgtgtgtgtgtgtgtgtgtgtgtgtgtgtgtgtgtgtgtgtgtgtgtgtgtgtgtgtgtgtgtgcacgcatgtgcgcgtgtgtgcgcaaGTGTTTGTGAGCTTTACACATCAGTTAAAGAGAAATGGGGAGGAGCAAAGTGTGGCCTCTACTCTCGGTTTGGGTGGCTGCTGGGAGGGGGCGGGTTTACACGTACTCCCTGGCTGTGGATGGTTGTGATTGGCGGTAGTACTGCTGCCCTCGCCTCTCCTCATTGGAGCAGGAGCAGCACAGGAAGGATCCACCCAAAACCGTCAAGCTGGCCGCCGCCCATCCCACGAACAGGGCTGACCCAAACTCATACCTGCAGTGGAAATGGTCAAATCTGTCTTTAATATCGTTTTTTACATTACTCTTAGACATGTTATCTATTACTCAGAGATAAACTGAGTGGTAAATACAGTGTGTGACCAGTGTGATAGGGTTACCTGGCATTGACCGGCGTGTTTGGGTTGAAGAAATGATAGGACACCTGAGTGGCGTACCAGGACACGGACACCAGCGTACACAGacctgcagagagaggaagagagaaagagagagaggaggggggcgcAACATCACATTATGAATCTAAAcaagaacatacacacacacacacacacacacacacacacacacacacacacacacacacacacacacacacacacacacacacacacacacacacacacacacacacacagtgcagcagTAAAAGCACTCTGTGTAATGACTCTGAGGTTGTTATTCTCTCTGTCAGGCTCATGGTTGTCTCTGAGGTCAGGGAGCTAATGTGTCCAAAATCACCACTTCCTGTTTACAGCTGGGACCCTTATTACCCAGAAGACCGCTGGTGAGAGTTTCTGATCAGAGGAATGCAAGACATGAGCCCTGAAAAACTGGTTCCACTCAAACAGTAAAAGTGAGAGTAAGATAGTGAACACTTATAAATTATAGAGATAACAAGCTCTTAAGTACAACTCACTGTAGTGCCTGAACCTTTAACTTAGGGAGTGGTACTTCACCAGGATATATTTTCTAATAGCCTTTTAAGTTGTGGGTGTTGAGGTGGTTAAAAAAACAGCAAGCTACACAGTATAGTGGTCACATGACTAGTATTACACAGTGGAAATCAGTGTTATCATGCAGGTGCCCACACCCTTGCTCCAGAGTTCTGTTTGTTTCTTTAATCACATGACAGTCACATGATGGTCACCTGATAGTGGTCTTACCTGCGAGTAGAAAGAGGGCTCCTCCAGACACAGCGATGAGCCCCTTGGAGGCGGGGTTATTGTCGCCCACCTTAGTGCACTTCATCCCCACCACACTCACTATCATTCCTATGAAGCCCAGCAGCACAGACACCACCATAAGAGCACGACACGTCTGGATGTGAactgtggagagagggggaggggtgaaaGAAGAGGATGAGAGAAGACAAAAGAATAGATGAAggcagagagatgggagaggaggtgagaggagaaaAGAAAAGAGGGGAAACAATGAGGGGGtatgaggagagcgagagagcaggcAAAATATAGCAGGGTGGGGTGGTAGCAGGGAGAGAAACAAGTGTTGAGAGGGTCAAGGGAATGACagaatgagggggagagagaggataacagAATGGGTATGTTAGGGCAGTTGTACTCGGCATCAGATGGCAAGGAGATCAGACAGACTACAGGGTACAAACAGAATATCTACACAGCCtggtatatttatatataatatcTACACACAGCCTGGTATATATAGAATATCTACACAGCCTGGTATATTTATATAGAATATCTACACACAGCCTGGTATATATAGAATATCTACACAGCCTGGTATATTTATATAGAATATCTACACACAGCCTGGTATATATAGAATATCTACACAGCCTGGTATATTTATATAGAATGTCTACACACAGCCtggtatatagatatatatatagaatatCTACACAGCCTGGTATATATAGAATATCTACACAGCCTGGTATATTTATATAGAATGTCTACACACAGCCTGGTATATATAGAAAATCTACACACAGCCTGGTATATATAGAATATCTACACAGCCTGGTATATTTATACAGAATGTCTACACACAGCCTGGTATATATAGAATATCTACACAGCCTGGTATATTTATATAGAATGTCTACACACAGCCTGGTATATATAGAATATCTACACAGCCTGGTATATTTATATAGAATATCTACACACAGTCTGGTATATATAGAATATCTACACAGCCTGGTATATTCATATAGAATGTCTACACACAGCCTGGTATATATAGAATATCTACACAGCCTGGTATATTTATATAGAATATCTACACACAGCCtggtatatagatatatatatatagaatatcTACACAGCCCGGTATATTTATATAGAACATCTACACACAgcctggtatatatatatacagttgaagtcagaagtttacatgcacttaggttggagttattgaAACTCCTTTCTCAAccagtccacaaatttcttgttaagacactatagttttggcaagtcgattaggacatctactttgtgcatgacaaaagaaatttttacaacaattgtttacagacagattatttcacttataattccccgtatcacaattccagtgggtctgaagtttacatacactaagttgactttgcctttattaaacagcttggaaaattccagaaaattatggctttagaagcttctgataggttaattgacataatttgagtcaattggaggtgtatctgtggatgtatttcaaggcctaccttcaaactcagtgctgctttgcttgacataatgagAAAATCAAAGAAAATCAGaaatcagaaaaaaaattgttgacctccacaagtctggttcatccttgggagcaatttccaaatgcctgaaggtaccacgttcatttgtacaaacaatagtatgcaagtataaacaccatgggaccacgcagccgtcatgccgctcaggaaggagacgcgttctgtctcctagagatgaacatactttggtgcgaaaagtgcaaatcaatcccagaacaacagcaaaggaccttgtgaagatgctggaggaaacaggtactgtggataaagtatctatatccacagtaaaacgagtcctatgtcgacataacctgaaagaccgctcagcaaggaagaagccactgctccaaaaccgccattaaaaagccagactacggtttgcaactgtacattgggacaaagatcgtactttttggagaaatgtcctctagtctcatgaaacaaaaatagaactgtttggccctaatgaccatcgttatgtttggaggaaaaagggggaggattgcaagtcaaagagcaccatcccaaccgtgaagcacgtgggtggcaacatcatgttgtggtggtgctttactgcaggagggactggtgcacttcccaaaatagatggcatcatgaggcaggaaaatgatgtggatatattgaagcaacatctcaagacatcagtcatgaagttaaagTTAAAGTTATATATAAAATATCTACACAgcctggtatatatatatataaaatatctacacagcctggtatatatatatatatatatatatatatatatatatatatatatatatatatatatatataaaatatctacacagcctggtatatatatatataatatctaCACATTTCTCATGGGTTAAATTGGGGCAGAACAGAAGTGGAACAGAGATTTCTGTGCAAAACATCATTGGAAAAGCAACCAATCAAAACACAACCACCACATTGTAAATCAATATGAAGTCATAATTCAACTTCTTAAGAAAATTGAACTTTTTGACACAAAACTGGAGACGACAAAAATCCTCCTCTctattctttctccctctctcatcctatctgcctctttctttctctcttatgTCCTTAttgttttctctgtctttctctctgtctttctctttgtctttctctctatctttctctcgcactctctccctctcttctctttaaCAACTCATTATGTTTCCCACTTCCATGGTACAAAATGGGATAATTAACATCAGTCTTCGACTTAACTGTCCCGCTCAATCATTCAAAATCAAACCACAGGGGTTTCCCTGCTCAGTATTCCATGGATAACACACACATAACTCAGTGGGCGGGACATTTTACATAtttactcactcacacacgcacacacacaaatacataaacATACGGATACATTCTGTAGGAGGAAACGACGTgcgcacacaaacatacatactcattttctgtcacacacactgtAGGAGGGTCCGTGTTACATGTTTCACACAGTGGGATTAGTGTGGCTTTGTCACAAAGCGGGATTGTTTTCACAGGGCTGTCGCCACGGTGATCAGACACTGCGGCctgcaacacacactcacacagcagcCCTGACAACAGAGACTACACTAACAGAATGTGAGAAAAAAACACCAGTACAACAGTAATACTGCGTTAATGCACTCACCAAGACCTTACAAACTGCAGACACAACATCAAGTTCACAGCTCAATGTTAGATCAACACGTGCATTAATCATGAATACAGCAACACATATCTGCATCATAAATTACACATTTCTACAGTGTTGCCAACAAATGAAACTACAACAATATATAAAGACTACATTCATTTGCCCCTAGTAGAGCCCTTCCAATCCCTAAACATCACCCCTAACAACACACAAGACAACAGACTGTAAAACCACAGCTACTGCCAAGAACAGACCATGCAAAACtacaattatttacattttagtcattcagcagacactcttatccagagtgcatATATTTTCATACTTTCCTCGTaatggtcccccatgggaatttgacccataaccctggtgttgcaagtgccatactctaccaactgagttacacTGGATTATAATCTCACAGCAGACCAAATtactatagaatagaatagaataggataaCTACATAGTAAAATTGAATACTGACACTGACAGTGTGAGAAAATTTATGTAAAATACAACCGAGAACAATAGCCTTTCCAACAAACTTTAGTCATAATTTACATTGATGGGAAAACACAGTCACACATTCATAGTTTAGCAATGAATCACATCTTAGAACCTGATCTGAAAGGGCTAGTGATGGGCAGATGGCCTTTGAACTTAGATTTATGTGTGGCAGGATCTGCTTGAAGGAGAATTTTAATGGTTTATGAGAGAAAGAGGTTTTATTTTCTGTATTTCATCCAGTGTGTGGGGAGTTTGGGCTAGCCGTACAAGGCACCACTCTGCTCAACGGACTAATGGAGGAGTCAAGGAcgtgtgtgtgttcctcccaCTATACTCTACCCTGTGTCAAGGCTGGTAGGCACAagctgtatatgtgtgtgtgtgtgtgtgtgtgtgtgtgtgtgtgtgtgtgtgtgtgtgtgtgtgtgtgtgtgtgtgtgtgtgtgtgtgtgtgtgtgtgtggatatggacGATGGAAATTGTCCTTTATGGGATGACTTGGGACTTCATACGTAACAATGGTTTGCCCACTCCATTAAAACAGAAAACCATTCAAACAACTCTACCTTCATTCTATTAATGTAAATGTCAGACACATAAGCTTAGGGGCACTGATATATGGATGATGATTGTCATGTGAGCCTTCAGCCTTAGAAGCATATTTGACATCTACAGCAGAAAGTGCCATAGCAGCACTCCTGTCCAGTTGGAGGGGAGGAAACACAAACTAAATagctatagacagagagagagagagagagagagagagagatatatactggagagagagacagcgaactactggagagacagagagagagagatactggatAGAGAGACAGCGAACtactggaaagagagagagatactggatAGAGAGACAGCGAACtactggaaagagagagagatactggatAGAGAGACAGCGAACtactggaaagagagagagagagatactggatAGAGAGACAGCGAACtactggaaagagagagagagatactggatAGAGAGACAGCGaactacaggagagagagagagatactggatAGAGagactacattgctgcctgccataagatgagggacagtgtctgacagaccaatcaacctgcacatgtcctctactgtatgcttattgttattgttgaatgtatggttattttgacccttggttattgttgttactgttgtcccattgacaattttgattattattattgtcatattgtaaatatcaaaagtaagctttggcaatatgtacattgttacgtcatgccaataaagcaaattgaattgaattgaaattgagagagagagagaaagaggggggtactggagagagagacagccaactactggagagagagagagagagagagagagagagatactggatAGAGAGACAGCCaaccactggagagagagagagagagag
Protein-coding regions in this window:
- the cldn19 gene encoding claudin-19 isoform X2, with the protein product MANSGFQLLGYFLALGGWIGIISTTALPQWKQSSYAGDAIITAVGLYEGLWMSCASQSTGQVQCKVFDSMLSLDVHIQTCRALMVVSVLLGFIGMIVSVVGMKCTKVGDNNPASKGLIAVSGGALFLLAGLCTLVSVSWYATQVSYHFFNPNTPVNARYEFGSALFVGWAAASLTVLGGSFLCCSCSNEERRGQQYYRQSQPSTAREAELLSETSFPD
- the cldn19 gene encoding claudin-19 isoform X1 gives rise to the protein MANSGFQLLGYFLALGGWIGIISTTALPQWKQSSYAGDAIITAVGLYEGLWMSCASQSTGQVQCKVFDSMLSLDVHIQTCRALMVVSVLLGFIGMIVSVVGMKCTKVGDNNPASKGLIAVSGGALFLLAGLCTLVSVSWYATQVSYHFFNPNTPVNARYEFGSALFVGWAAASLTVLGGSFLCCSCSNEERRGQQYYRQSQPSTAREPNVKHSPPEKKEEYL